A single Micromonospora sp. CCTCC AA 2012012 DNA region contains:
- a CDS encoding serine/threonine-protein kinase, with protein sequence MTDTPPGALRLPIVPGLTDLEVFARGGYATVYRATQISVGREVAVKVENRTLDSERDQARFLREARAAGKMSSHPHVVDLFDVGVTVDQHPYLIMELCDGSYAERMRTSPLGPAEARDLGVKIADALAHSHAAGVLHRDVKPANILHSHFNPAVLADFGLAVLAEVRDASVTLEVLTPAYAPPEMFSHSPPSPAVDVYALCATLYAVMHGRPPRWQSERSPSLVTVLEMFHQPIPGLPGVPEELIDVLRAGMSNDPGERPSAVELRGLLAALPLDPGPAPVSGAPVSGDPVSGGPTWGESTTGPYGWAGQPGPRPPVDDGHPTVATPQRRWRRRWFLGGAGVLALAASASAGAWLAGGAPQVVSPTPVASAIVDPIGPRALSGCSADGDLILPAGGHCVPELECFGPVRLRRDHAEATRISCDGRHTWETYAEGELPVALVGAGHTRVSADPTVRTLCNVRTFRLTSGIRQATGWNLEVLPPSGTDADRTYRCLAGRGVDALAAPTLTGR encoded by the coding sequence GTGACCGACACCCCGCCCGGCGCCCTGCGGTTGCCCATCGTGCCCGGTCTGACCGATCTGGAGGTCTTCGCCCGGGGCGGCTACGCCACCGTCTACCGGGCCACCCAGATCTCCGTCGGGCGGGAGGTCGCGGTCAAGGTCGAGAACCGCACCCTGGACAGTGAACGGGACCAGGCCCGGTTCCTGCGCGAGGCGCGGGCGGCCGGCAAGATGTCGTCCCACCCGCACGTGGTGGACCTCTTCGACGTCGGGGTCACCGTCGACCAGCACCCCTATCTGATCATGGAGCTCTGCGACGGCTCGTACGCCGAGCGGATGCGCACCTCGCCGCTGGGCCCGGCGGAGGCCCGCGACCTGGGCGTCAAGATCGCCGACGCGCTGGCCCACTCGCACGCGGCCGGGGTGCTGCACCGGGACGTGAAGCCGGCGAACATCCTCCACTCGCACTTCAACCCGGCGGTGCTGGCCGACTTCGGGCTGGCGGTGCTGGCCGAGGTGCGGGACGCCTCGGTGACCCTGGAGGTGCTCACCCCGGCGTACGCGCCGCCGGAGATGTTCAGCCACAGCCCGCCGTCGCCCGCGGTCGACGTCTACGCCCTCTGCGCCACCCTCTACGCGGTGATGCACGGCCGGCCGCCGCGCTGGCAGTCGGAGCGCAGTCCCAGCCTGGTGACCGTGCTGGAGATGTTCCACCAGCCGATCCCCGGGCTGCCCGGCGTGCCGGAGGAGCTGATCGACGTGCTCCGCGCCGGGATGTCCAACGACCCGGGCGAACGGCCGTCCGCCGTGGAGCTGCGCGGGCTGCTCGCCGCGCTCCCGCTGGACCCGGGGCCGGCCCCGGTCAGCGGCGCGCCCGTCTCCGGCGACCCGGTCAGCGGGGGGCCGACCTGGGGGGAGAGCACCACCGGCCCGTACGGCTGGGCGGGTCAGCCGGGGCCGCGCCCGCCGGTCGACGACGGCCATCCCACCGTGGCGACTCCGCAGCGTCGCTGGCGGCGGCGCTGGTTCCTGGGTGGTGCCGGTGTGCTGGCGCTCGCCGCCTCGGCGAGCGCCGGGGCGTGGCTGGCCGGCGGTGCGCCGCAGGTGGTGTCGCCGACGCCGGTGGCCAGCGCGATCGTCGACCCGATCGGGCCGCGGGCGCTGTCGGGCTGCTCGGCCGACGGTGACCTGATCCTGCCGGCGGGCGGGCACTGCGTGCCCGAGCTGGAGTGCTTCGGGCCGGTGCGGCTACGCCGCGACCACGCGGAGGCGACGCGGATCTCCTGCGACGGCCGGCACACCTGGGAGACGTACGCCGAGGGCGAGCTGCCGGTGGCGCTGGTCGGCGCGGGGCACACCCGGGTCAGTGCCGATCCGACCGTGCGGACGCTCTGCAACGTCCGCACGTTCCGGCTCACCAGCGGCATCCGTCAGGCGACCGGCTGGAACCTGGAGGTGCTGCCGCCGTCGGGGACGGATGCCGACCGCACCTACCGTTGCCTGGCGGGGCGGGGCGTGGACGCGCTCGCCGCGCCGACCCTCACCGGTCGCTGA